The sequence below is a genomic window from Paramisgurnus dabryanus chromosome 4, PD_genome_1.1, whole genome shotgun sequence.
CTCTCCCTTCCATATCTGTCTCTCTGGCCTCCGCCAGGTGTTTTTCTCTTTTGTTTGATCTTGATACCGCATGACAGAATCTGGTTGCATCAAAACCTTCAGTTCTCTGTGTGTGTCTTAATAGAAAACAAGAACATTTCCTTACCTCTTCTTATGGTAAAAGAATGGACTTCAAACGCACAAGCCCTCTTTTTGTTGGCTAAGCAGAAGATGAGGGTCAGCTGACAACACAGAAACAGCTGTccacagtatgtgtgtgtgtgtctgtgtgagtgTGTGCGCATTATGAGAGCAGGAGCAGGAAATTCCAGGCGGGGGCAGAATGAGGGCTTTGTTCGGTCTGTgcatgcttgtgtgtgtgtatgtgtgtgtatttgttggCTGCAACAGGCGAACATGTGGCTCCATAGAGGAAGATTTTTACAGGAACTCctgtcacacacacagacaataGCAGGAAAGAGCGGTTGCCCGCCTCGCACACGCTTGTTTAGTGCGGGATTGTTGAATGTCTGGACACCTGCCTTTCTCTTTCTCTAGAAAAAAGGCAGGACGGTGATTGTCCAGAGCAATTGTTTAGCAAAAGTAGATCCTTAAAATATAAGTCtccactatttttttaatgttgccACTTGCGTCAATGGAAACGTCACAGTCCAAACTATTAGCTtgtctaaataaaaaataaaacaacgtGGGGAGCGAAGACAGGAAGATGTTAATAGATCCACTTTAAAACACAGCTGTTAGCATATTTTATAGTGATGAGAAGTCTGATTCATTTCCAAGAACCGGTTTAAAAAACGGTTCACTAATTCTTTTACAATCGGATAAAAATAAACTCAAGCACATTCACATAAAGTAATGTGTATGCGCATATTCTTGATTTACATGTTATTctgttaaataataataataataatgatcatCATCAGGTGTACAGGTGCACGATATTAATAGATCTTTGATACTCTGACAGAAACCATTCCCAAATCAgtgtactgtttttttttatattgggCGCGTAGTTCCTGAAGGCAATATTAAAGTCACATGTTTGAGTTGTTTATTGTTAAATACATGATATGTATCAAGTTTCTAACTGCATAGCATCAGATTAACATTCAGTAGATTCTTGCTTTACCTACTTCGTATGGATTTGTGGACTGCTCATAACTGGCATTTTTCTTCTTCATTTCTACAGTATTGCCGCCAGTACTGGTGCCACGAAACAGTGAGTTCAATGCTAAACTCTCCATGTTGCCACGTTTCCGCAACCCACTGCACCAGACGGAGCCCCTCATGCCTCATAATGCCACATATCCTGACTCCTTCAACCAGCAGCCAGCAAACGCCCCTCCCTTTACACCAAACTCACCAACCAACAGCTACCCTAGCTCGCCCAACAGCGGCACAGGCAGTACTGCCACATTCCCCCATTCACCATCCAACTCGGACCCAGGCAGCCCATTTCAAATGCCAGGTGAGACCTAACAGGAATTATTCTATGCATTCTTAAAATGTCTTGCTCTTTTCTGCACAGctagcaattttgcatttaaaagacgtCTGATAGCCCTtcaaacacagcccagacatCTAGGCTaaaaccaacctgatctcacgaatttccgagatagtcacagaattttttgctaatttttctgtgccattctcacggatctccgcatttttatGAGGCCCTGCCATGGACTTTctcattctcacggattggttactaaactgttttgtcctattttcttaccattgtcactccggtttagggttagatttacataaaatgacatctcTACCccaacctaactctaaccccaacaccaggtgacaattttttaaagtttagaaaatataaaagtatactgtaaatcagaaaaaagtataaaccaatacttaaagtgacatactaacgcaaacaccaaatcttaccctaaactgaagcaacaatggtttgaaaataggaaaaaacagttgagtaaccaatccacgagaatgccacggaaaagaaagtttgtggcagggccacggaaaaatgcggagacccgtgagaatgccacggaaaaattagcaaaacatTCCGtgactttgtgagatcatgttggctAAAACTGACATGGGCTATCAGTGAAAATGTAATagatgtctaaccatagcccgaaataaaacaaataaaaccaaacatCATCTGATGATTGTTGACTTTGCGTAATTGATAAAACGTCAGACgcaaaaaacaacatttaattttattttggctagaagtgggttactcatagccaggCTGTATCAGGTCTATAGTTAACATAGATGGTAAAATgatggctattgcttgctgggtgtACCACAAAAGATTTCAGTGTATGTTTTAAGACGAAAACTGGAAAGTACCATGGTGGTACCATTGTGAAACGGTTTTATTATATACCTCCAACATTGTATTGAGATGGTGCTGTAAGGTACATTAAAGAATACCATTGTATATATAGTCAGAATATATAGTATGTGTGTAGTCATATATTTTGCTCTTTTTAAACTCATTTTAAGTCAAAAGAGCACTTTGTGTATACCAAATAAATAGATTATTGTAACTTATAAAGAGGCATGctcatttttatgttttgtaatgttttatctTTGGGTATCGTTCCAATAGAATCCCCCCCACCTGCTTATATGCCCCCAGAGGAGCCAATGACACAGGACTGTCCTCAACCAATGGACACAAATCTTCTAGCTCCAAACATGCCTACCGAAATCAGCAACCGGCCAGGTATACTCCACGTGACTACATGACAAAAATATAACCACACTGAGTTTTAGCAAACATATCACACATCCTTACACCCTGACTTGGGCTGTCAGCAGCTGCCGGCCCACACTGCAGGTGCAGGAAgtccacacacaaacatacacttCCACACATACACGGTCACACACAGTCTGCCTGTTTGTCCCTAATATCTGGTTTATCTTGGGGCCAATAATGTGGTGTGGTTTTAAACAGAAGTCACTCAAAAGTATAACATCAGCAAATAACTATTAAGCATCTCTATAGATATTCTCTTTGTTATTATTACCGTCAACTGAGAGTACCAAAAGCTTGAAATGAACGGATCAAACATTGTAAACCTGTTCAAACCATAATCATTGAAATGTCTCCTTACAAAGCACATTAAATACACAAAAACTTTAGAGTTGCAGAAATTGGCCCAGAGGAGGTGGGGACAGTGTTGAAACATTTGTGGAAATCGCTTTACAGTCAAAGTTTTGGTATGCAAGTACAAGCTGCATCCTGTGCGAAACTGTAGTCGCACTTCCATTGTAAAAGGCTGATGGGAATAAAGTAGACAAAACACCTGCAGCCCACTGCTGCACTGTCAGAGGAAGTTGGGAAAAAATATGACTCAGATAAacacattttactttttttgggaTCTGCCCAGTTGACACAGATTAGGTCCTCTGCTGGTAAGAGAGCTAGGCCTGTTTTATGCTTTGGTGGGATTTGATACAGGCAGATATGTGTTCAGCAAGTTGCTTGTGTTATGCTGATTCGGCTGTATTTTGTCAGCCCTTGATCGTTGAAATGTTATGACCAATCGCTGCAGCACATTACAAGAGTGTTACCATTAATGGCCTAGCAACAGTGACCTCATATAAATACGCTACTAAAATCGATATGCCTTCTGCTGTAAGTGATGAGACACATACAAATGCAAGTCATTTCTTTGGAGCGACAAGCAAGCTGTCTTatacaaactgtaataaaacatatgcaaataaaattttgaaattcgataaaaacaataaaactgtCAAATTTCCACTACTgcattttagttaattttaccatgggtgggttgcaccaacaagaTTTAGTCTTAAATCTGATTTAAATCAAGGCTTATTTAATAATTCTGTTGCACCAGACTTTAaatcttgtttaaaaaaaaatgggttACATTTAAACCGTCATTTTGATTCATGTTTAAATTTTACAGTAAACCTAGATTATCTTTAATCCTGTTGCTCCATTACTTTAAACTCTGTTTAAAATCTCAGTTAGAGATTAATTTGAAACTTACAACCGCAAGCGTGGTGGCGCTATTCAAATATGCGTTTATTATAATGTCTCAACAAAGTGAGTTTGGCATGTTTTGTTGGCTTTAAAGCATCAAGTCCAGGATATCCTCCCTATCCTACAGTACATACAAACAcatcttttttaaatacatgagATAGAGGTTGATCGCTCAAAAAGAATATTAACAGCACCGGTGATAGCAAATGGTGCTCGTATACTGTGCTTCTCCTCTGTCATGTGCTTCAGTCAGGAACTGAAGAGCAGTGAAAAAACAGACACAACGGTGCTTCATGACAAATGCATCGACACATCATGTGCATGATGTCAGCTTTACCAGATATTTTCTTACATTGCTCCGGTAATCAatacaatatattgttttaatagatcattaaatgttttaatttgaatCCTTTAGATTACCGATGTATGTAGGTAGTGAtttataatacaaatattatacAAATATCCTTTGCCTGCATAAACTGTCAACATTGTTTCTGTTTATTAATAACACTGGCAAATTCATCATGGTAGACAAAATTAATCGCAGAtgaatgttttaataaaggtTAAAGTTTTAatcttcttcctttatttctttaccccattccagcatctatagctatattcatggcgagaaccagtTAATCCACACACAAGTTTTATTAAGGCtgcgtttacattttgcattaacatgGGATCTCGGTGATCCGTTCACGCAGATCCGATCATCCGTATATCAGGACACGGCGCGTTTACATTTGTCACATAAATGTGGCTTctgtatctggatgtgtgatcgGATCCCGTTCAGGGAGACGCGCGCTGGGTGGatatctgtcaatcacagatggCTACAGTTGTCTTTCGCCACATGATTTAGGGTTGTCACGGTAACTGGAATCCCATATTGTACAGTGTTACTGAGAAGCAAACAGCAGAGAATAACTAGAAAATCCCAAAAACGTTGATGTTCACAAttaaagctttatttttttagCTTTAAAGGCTTTATCTTTGTTTATCTGCAACGTCCGCGCCAGGATGCACGTTTCAGCCAACGTTACCTGAACTTGATTTTCACCCGCATGCTTTTCATCAACAACAAAATCCGTGTGAAACATGACCTTCCCGACTTTTTAGTCTGCCTGAATTCATACGTTTTTGATTTATGATTTACGAATATGATTGAACTAAAACAGCTAACGATTTCCTAAATTTCCTGTTCATGTCTCCCTCTATAGTCGTatagtaatgtaatttacaaacacatttataagTAACTTACTTTGAATAAAACCAACATTGAATAAATGTATTTGGTTaatgttattatggtttgtaAGTGTTTTCAagtaacttaaaatgtgttaaatgagaCAGAAACTGCTGACCGACCAGAAAGAAGCGCAACATTCACGTTGATATGTCACCACggaaactcaaacattataacgattagggctgcacgatttgggtaatttttcccattgcggttattcgtggtaatattgcgatgtgcaataattgtgcagcactaataACGATTTATTCAATTCtgccattaaatattaaatcccTCCATAAATAGTGGAAACATGTTAAACATATGCCTGAATAGGTTAAATACAGTCAACAGTGTAAAAATGCTTTTGTATATCGATTTATTTCAAGATACGTTTAAGCTAGCTAGCATTTCTCCACAAATATAAATTTGTGCGTCTCTCACCTGCGCTCCATGACATAAcgtcctttatttttgacagctgtCAGTGAGATGAGATGATAGTGGGCGGGGTTTTGTGTGACGTTGGCCTGCAAAGCAGATACGATGTCTGGATTGCGTTTACATTACACTGAGATCCGATCACAAAGCGTCCTCGACTACCTCTGCATCAGGACACACAGATCGGATAACATTCTGAACACAAACGCGTTTACACTTTTCAATGTGTATGCGGACAACATCCGGATACAggtcgcatgttaatgccaagtgtaaacgcagcctcatcagacaagttgatccatacacaggttagggaagggacaatttggcatctccaatttgcctaaattgcatgtttttggcctgtgggaggaaaccggagtacctgAAGTAAACACACGCTAACATGGGAAAAAGTTTTAATATAAGATGTGTTAatcttaaattaaattaaaactaaACTTAGATCAACAACCCATAGATTAGCTCTAAACTCTGCACTGCTTTTAAAAGTGCAGTAAATTATTTCTCCCTTTGAATtaagcctttaaaaaaatatgagaACTTCGGGACAGATTTACTAAACGAGGCAAATTAGCATGaaagcgcaattccaaaaaagcactgatgggagtggtaatatctgcaggttattatttttaaaaaatgcaaattaaataaaacaggcgcaacagctgatctccataatgaccaacacaaACTACTTAAGGTGGTGGTATACTTTTTTCAGCATCCGGCTCGCACGCACATACGTCCGCGCACCTTTCCATGTATAttccccgcggctacacgcggatggcctcGTTCGACATGTACGCAATACAAATTATcttttattcaaattattactctaccaggccgtcaaggcagcactgatttggtgacatttacagtacattaaaacatttaggaTAGGTGAATAAAGGTAGCTGATCCATCATCATTACACACAacttttagaacaaacaacaaaaaacaaagaacagcattcaaacattaaaaatgCTCTACAGTTTCTGTTCTAGAAGTAAaaattaaacaagaaaaaaaagtgtgtgcaaatgctgtctattttctttgtataattgtttgtagtggagtgtcctgtctcaATATTTTCACCCGCATGCGCTGTTGCACTGGCtctcctgatgacgaaaatgatgTCATGTGAATGGCACGCATACGCGGATGTCCCTAGTATACTCCgggcttaactctttccccgccaatgacgagattttccgtctttccgcaataccgctattatccttccgcaacttttttaACCCGGAAgaattgccctatggcaagctgctgcatgtccgtgtctgttttagaGATCGCTCTGAAatggatctctatgaaaagtccgtcataaaaatggaattatttctgcttcTTGCTCAAAATctacctacccatattcaaaagctgattgcaaaagaaccactaaaggtaagatgaaacgttttttttttttgtttgaaagcagagggtctgttctttcatttggtatattgtatgtttatatatttaaagaagaacattttctggaaggcattaaactttggtgaaaatcatgaaaaacgctggcgctggctggcaactttttttaaaaacgctggcggtgaaagagttaagagcagcgcaaattaggtcagggtcacaaataagcagagctgatcttgagttcagcaccacggacaatAATTGCAGCCATTTTAATTGCAAAGTAATTTAAGACATGTTTTTCCGAGTTAAATAATGCCAGTCATAACATAGTAAATCATGTTGcctgaatcatttaaataatctcctcctAAACATTTTGCtcctgaaagggaaactcctagaaatgcaataaggtcattcgtgaaaataactagaccacaccttttgaGTGCGAATTATCCACTGCCACTATCCACTatctttagtaaatcctgacagtcgttatttaaccgcaaaatgatggtttgcatTGGCGCAAGGTTTTAGTAAATCTGACCCTTAGtttaagatattttattttgtgtgaagcttGTTGCCACAAGTTAATCATGGCTAGAGTTGGGTACTGAGCTCTGTACCTTAAAGAGCACCGACCGAAATTACGTTGGTACTACTGAGTACCGATTTACATTAAATCAGTCAGTACCAAATTTTGGTACCTGAGAATGGATCTAGGCACTGTGCAAGAGTTAGCTACAAAAGTTAGGTAGAGAAAGAAAGACCCTGTAACGTCAACCCTGCAACTTGTTCAGACACAACAAACAGGACAATGTGCTGTATCGTCATAAATGTATATCATTTTCACATGCTTTTATgcctttgcttttttaaatatttaagcacaAGAAGATGTGTAATAGAGCCCAGTTAGCTACACATGTGCTGTTTGAGGAGTGTTTTGTGTGAGCAAATCTGCATCTCAAGGCTTGAGATAGCACGCAAATGCTAACAGAGCTCATATGTtttctgcatatttatgcaaaTTGATCTAAAAATGTCTGGAAAATACAGTGACCGAATTGGTAGCGAACCAGTAAAAATGTGAACGGTACCCAACCCTAATCatgccacattaccaccttgggtgtgcattatttcttataattcaactgCCCATCCtaaattattccttacatagaAGATCTATATAAATCTAACAATGTCAACAGGTAAATGTCAGGGTTAGTTGTAGGGTAAGGGAAAAAACCTGATATTAAAACATGCCAAGTCTATAAGATATTCTCACTCATATGGTAAATCAAACCTTGGTCTATGTGTGTGCTTGTGAGTTATTTGTATTTACAATGATTAAATTCATCACCATCTTTTGTGCAGATGTTCAGCCTGTGGCCTATCAGGAACCCAAGCACTGGTGCTCCATTGTGTACTATGAGCTGAATAATCGTGTGGGAGAAGCATTCCTGGCGTCCTCCACCAGTGTGCTGGTGGATGGCTTCACCGACCCTTCCAACAACCGCAATCGCTTCTGCCTGGGTCTGCTGTCCAATGTCAACCGCAACTCCACCATTGAGAACACCCGACGCCACATTGGAAAAGGTATGATCAAATTAAAATTTCTCAATGCAAACATTTTAAAGACACTGTTTAATGCCATTTAATATACCATTCAATGTGCATATCGCAATTGTTTGCAATAACAGAATAATTGTAATAGATAAAAGAGTCTGGCACAAATGAATGTATGTTTGTGCTCTGACGTGTGGAAGATGATCAATAATCAAAAAGAAACTAAAAACatgtatgtttattatataattttcaTCGCATCATTTAGCAAGTTCTGCATATATATCACATTTTTCTTCAATTGGGTGCGGCTCAATTATATacaaacaaattattattattaataattataatcaTGTTTCCTCTATTTTACAGGAGTCCATCTTTACTATGTAGGTGGAGAGGTGTATGCTGAATGTTTGAGTGACAGCAGCATCTTCGTTCAGAGTCGCAACTGCAACTATCACCACGGTTTCCACCCCACCACTGTCTGCAAGATCCCCAGTCGCTGCAGCCTCAAAATCTTCAACAATCAGGAATTTGCAGAGCTCCTGGCACAGTCTGTCAATCACGGTTTTGAAGCTGTCTATGAACTAACAAAAATGTGCACCATCCGTATGAGCTTTGTAAAGGTAAACTAGACTAGATTAATGTGCAGTTTCTGaaatttgtataatttttttgtatctAATATTTTCTGTCAAATTTTTTAGATATAATGTGAAATCTGTTATCTGCTTGTTTTCCAGGGTTGGGGTGCAGAGTACCATCGGCAGGATGTGACAAGCACTCCATGCTGGATTGAGATTCATCTTCATGGTCCCCTGCAATGGTTGGATAAAGTCCTCACCCAGATGGGATCACCTCACAACCCCATTTCTTCTGTATCCTAGGCAGGGCTGATAAGAAGGCAATGGCTGGAGGAACCCTGTCAATCTAGGTTCCCATGGAGCAGTTGATTGGTTTAGGGAGGTTGGGCGGGTTTTGTATTTTACTTGAAGGCAGTTTGATTGGGGGCATAAAATTTGTCTGAAGAATCCTCAGTTCTTAGCTTGAGAGAATCTCAAAGATACTTGACAACTTTGTGTGACCAAGCATGTTAAACGATGAGGCCATCATACTTGTGGCAAGTATCATCTGTTGGTCTTGTGAAAGATATTGGGTTTTTAgctgtttgttttcattgtttttttaagcatttctTTTCCTTTTCCAGTTTACATCTCAGTATTCCATTGGGGACAAAAGATCTGCATCGCAGTATAGAGGCTATTACAGAGTTGTACATATACAGAGTAGTGTTGGGTGGTCTTAGATGAATTCGTCTGGTAGACaaaaaaattagataaactaatTCAGAAATATTATGCTTTAAATGAACTGAATGGCATGCGGCTGTGTGAAGAAACGAGGTCAATTATGCAAAAATTCTTCCAGTCGTCTTTCTATGATATATCGGTCTTGGATAAAAGATTAAAATGTAGCAAAACGGACAAAAAATGTCTAATGTAGAAAGAAAAATGGATATATTTGAATACGCAACACTTTCAAATGGGAAAACGTATGGGGGTTAGGGCATGATTGTAGCGGGAAGGGGGGCATGAGCAAACTCATGCGTATGTTGCTCTACTTTTATCACAGTTGTGTTTGACTGAAGTAGTGTGTAAATGTACTTATTAGTAGAGGAAGTGCTGtgcaaaatcagtttttttgcaaGTGTGGTTTGATCCGCAGGATTGTAAGTCTATGATTTGTATGAGAGCAGAGGCAGGCATCGTTTACTTTGTCCATATGTTGTGCACTGTGCTGCACAAAAAAATGTCCTCTTTTTTGCCTGAGATGCTATGAATTGTCTGTTTTCATAAAAACACCCTTAGAAAAATATGCATAATTTTGTGTATTCTGCATTTTAGAGTAAAATAGTTCTAACTGGCACTAGTGatattgttttgtaaaaaattCGCTTTTTGATTAACATGCTTTCAGATTTTTTATTCCTAGTGAAATCCCATCCActgttaaaatgtaaacatttttgtatttttttgaagaaaatatattgTTGTCCTTCATATCTGCACTTTCATAAGTGGCTTCTTGTCTGTTTGTCTCTTTTTTGTTCTGTTCTTGCTTGTACTCTAAGAAAACAGTTTTATTCCATGAATATCAAGGCTCTACCCGAAGAATCAATAAAGTTGTTTCATTATCACTCTCTTTTGATGTTTTAagttaatgttaacaaaattCTCTTTGAGTGGGCTTAggttttttaaatactttgcaCCTGTTGAATGGCAAATTTATTATGTAAGTGTAGGTGCCCATTATGCAGCTTGTCATTAATGATGTTTTATGAACATAAATGCAGTACTCACAcagcatgattttttttaataatatagcaTAAACAGATTAAcagatgtattttattataatttttaactAGAAATATGTAAGTGGCTATTTGTTAATCTGAAGATAATGTTTACGTAGACTAGAATCTTGTCTTATGATCTTGTTGGTAACAGCATCAAAAACAGTATGTACAGGGCAATCTTTAAGACTGTGTAAACAGCCCCCTCTAGTGTCAATGATTGTTGAACAACTATGTACACCGTAGTTTAACAAGAGTATTGCTGTAGTCTACATGCTCCGTGTGAATCTTAAACAATGTACTGACCTTTAACTTTAATCCTGAGGTTTTACAGTATAATGCAAGCTGTTTCTTTTGTTGCATCTTAAAGAAACAAATGTTTCCTGTAATTACCTGTGATGGCATCTTCATTCGGAGATGTGATGAATACCattgtaaatcattttttttccaatTCACCACACAATATACTATATGCTCACCAGCCTCAATTTGATTGGAGAAacaaagcttttcgaagcttcgaaacaatttaaccaattgcttcgaaaagtGATTCGTTTGATCGAAGCTCTCGAAATATGACGCCACCTGCTGGTGAAAACGTTGTAAAAGCAAGATCTCAGTCAAAACATTTGACACTTTTTACACAAATAATTTCAAGATTTtactaaaaatatgtttttaggaaaaaaatattttaacttaacTTAGAGCCATTacttaaaagtgtttttttgtgttgtagatttatttagggcaaacattTCATTAACACTTTAACCCCCCTTTTAATTATACACATGTTTGTAATTAAAtatgtctataaacaaaaagtaggcAAAATATCAGTCTGAAGGATGATGAACTtgtataataaaactgaccctaGGTGAatcatcggattttcgaaacgtttcgaaacatagctatatgacgtaatgaagcctcgtttgctaaaatcacgtgacttggcctGTTTGAAACACGTTAGGCCTGTTcgaccatagacagtaaaagaaatggacacagcgaccaaagatatgtataaaggctagatggcttacCGCTGAGTCCCTAAtggcatcacctggcggccatcttaggacaggacgctcgctcactcgtagcattgagtttaatggtgaaggtacttttaaatgaccataacttgctcaattttctaccgattttcaaacggtttggttttttacaaacgttattaacgtggctataatactGGATGCTTTGAcatgtttcatgattttttttatatatttttagtataggtatgcagtgtcatagttacatctttgacgtttataataaaccaaaccgtttgaaaatcggtaaaaaattaagcaagttatggtcatttaaaagtacctgcatcattaaaactcaatgctaggagtgagcgagcgccctgtcctaagatggccgccaaaatgcagacgttccactcaattggccagcagggcgggcgagccatctagcctttatacatatctatgacagcgaccccattggattcaacggagacaagtgaagtcaattagaagcacgcgcttcctgggtgtcgagcgtactgcgcagactcaaactgagctcaATGACGTGGATGTcacgtgagcaacctgtctggcaattgtaagtcttctaatagccgTGCCACGGGAAATCTGAATCACCTACTGAATCTTGCAGAGACGGCGAGCGTGAACAGGAGCACATTTTGGTTAGTATTCTGATTAGTAATCTCCCTTGACTTTATGCCTTCACGTCCACCCGATTGCCTCATAGTCAGTAAAAGATTGCCTGTGAGCTTCTCTACCAGTCCATACGGTAATTTATGGGAAGCCGATCTCCTCAAAAGAAGGACGAAACTGCGCCACTCGATTGATCCGCGCTGCGCGGACCAATTATACGCGCAGCCCAATGGACAGAGCCGCGCGACTATCTGGATAGcgcagagatgagttgtttacTTGCGCCACCCGATGGATAGCGCAGCG
It includes:
- the smad1 gene encoding mothers against decapentaplegic homolog 1, with translation MNVTSLFSFTSPAVKRLLGWKQGDEEEKWAEKAVDALVKKLKKKKGAMEELERALSCPGQPSNCVTIPRSLDGRLQVSHRKGLPHVIYCRVWRWPDLQSHHELKALECCEFPFGSKQKDVCINPYHYKRVDSPVLPPVLVPRNSEFNAKLSMLPRFRNPLHQTEPLMPHNATYPDSFNQQPANAPPFTPNSPTNSYPSSPNSGTGSTATFPHSPSNSDPGSPFQMPESPPPAYMPPEEPMTQDCPQPMDTNLLAPNMPTEISNRPDVQPVAYQEPKHWCSIVYYELNNRVGEAFLASSTSVLVDGFTDPSNNRNRFCLGLLSNVNRNSTIENTRRHIGKGVHLYYVGGEVYAECLSDSSIFVQSRNCNYHHGFHPTTVCKIPSRCSLKIFNNQEFAELLAQSVNHGFEAVYELTKMCTIRMSFVKGWGAEYHRQDVTSTPCWIEIHLHGPLQWLDKVLTQMGSPHNPISSVS